The Salminus brasiliensis chromosome 3, fSalBra1.hap2, whole genome shotgun sequence genome contains a region encoding:
- the LOC140551321 gene encoding uncharacterized protein — translation MSKQDQITRDFLLPNLMKDEPETYLEKIRSVVSKHSRAQMKLKKVEKYKFRVGSLKDTSYRKKLDLLEEWEQFYLPDYMKMEVIGVLENFPCSADSAELVLMACEDGNVFAYEDDRLHLVASSLKELFEFGVHFPGSKYYYRGQSFEDMKDDEWDQVKKSKEVMEKHKEHQDMLKSIKPTFLKNLEIIKRRQQGEPQPAGMERNLPVPITACTL, via the exons ATGAG TAAGCAGGACCAAATCACGAGGGATTTTCTTCTTCCTAATCTGATGAAAG ATGAACCTGAGACGTATCTGGAGAAGATCAGAAGTGTTGTAAGCAAACATTCCCGGGCTCAGATGAAATTAAAAAAGGTGGAAAAATACAAATTCAGGGTGGGATCCCTCAAAGACACCTCATACCGAAAGAAACTTGATCTCTTAGAGGAGTGGGAGCAGTTCTATCTTCCAGATTACATGAAAATGGAAGTAATTGGGGTTTTGGAGAACTTTCCATGTAGCGCAGACAGTGCTGAGCTGGTTCTTATGGCGTGTGAGGACGGGAATGTGTTTGCCTATGAAGATGATCGGCTGCATCTGGTTGCCAGCAGCCTGAAAGAGCTGTTCGAATTTGGGGTCCATTTTCCAGGCAGCAAGTACTACTACCGTGGCCAGAGCTTTGAGGACATG AAAGATGATGAGTGGGATCAGGTGAAAAAATCAAAGGAAGTGATGGAGAAGCATAAAGAACACCAGGATATGCTTAAATCCATAAAGCCTACCTTCTTGAAGAACCTGGAGATCATTAAACGGAGACAGCAAGGAGAG CCACAGCCTGCAGGAATGGAAAGGAATTTACCAGTACCCATAACTGCTTGCACATTGTGA
- the LOC140551322 gene encoding uncharacterized protein: protein MSKQDQITRDFLLPNLMKDEPETYLEKIRSVVSKHSRAQMKLKKYKFRVGSLKDTSYRKKPDLLEKWEKFYLPDYRKMEVIGVLENFPCRTDSAELVLMACEDGNVFAYEDDRLHLVASSLKDLFEFGVHFPGSKYYYRGQSFEDMPQPAGKGRDVPVAIAARTFKQDQITRDFLLPNLMKDDPETYLEKIRSVVSKHSRAQMKLKKMEKYKFRVGSLKDTSYRKKLDLLEEWEQFYLPDYRKMEVIGVLENFPCSADSAELVLMVCEDGNVFAYEEERLHLVASSLKDLFEFGAHFPGSKYYYRGQSFEDMTDDEWDQVKKSKEVMEKHKEHQDMLKSIKPTFLKNLEIIKRRQQGEPQPAGGGMDLPVAIAACTL, encoded by the exons ATGAG TAAGCAGGACCAAATCACGAGGGATTTTCTTCTTCCTAATCTGATGAAAG ATGAACCTGAGACGTATCTGGAGAAGATCAGAAGTGTTGTTAGCAAACATTCCCGGGCTCagatgaaattaaaaaaatacaaattcagGGTGGGATCCCTCAAAGACACCTCATACCGAAAGAAACCTGATCTCTTAGAGAAGTGGGAGAAGTTCTATCTTCCAGATTACAGGAAAATGGAAGTAATTGGGGTTTTGGAGAACTTTCCGTGTCGCACGGACAGTGCTGAGCTGGTTCTTATGGCGTGTGAGGACGGGAATGTGTTTGCCTATGAAGATGATCGGCTGCATCTGGTTGCCAGCAGCCTGAAAGACCTGTTCGAATTTGGGGTCCATTTTCCAGGCAGCAAGTACTACTACCGTGGCCAGAGCTTTGAGGACATG CCGCAGCCCGCAGGGAAGGGAAGGGATGTACCAGTAGCCATAGCCGCACGCACATT TAAGCAGGACCAAATTACGAGGGATTTTCTTCTTCCTAATCTGATGAAAG ATGACCCTGAGACGTATCTGGAGAAGATCAGAAGTGTTGTTAGCAAACATTCCCGGGCTCagatgaaattaaaaaaaatggaaaaatacaAATTCAGGGTGGGATCCCTCAAAGACACCTCATACCGAAAGAAACTTGATCTCTTAGAGGAGTGGGAGCAGTTCTATCTTCCAGATTACAGGAAAATGGAAGTAATTGGGGTTTTGGAGAACTTTCCGTGTAGCGCAGACAGTGCTGAGCTGGTTCTTATGGTGTGTGAGGACGGGAATGTGTTTGCCTATGAAGAGGAACGGCTGCATCTGGTTGCCAGCAGCCTGAAAGACCTGTTCGAATTTGGGGCCCATTTTCCAGGCAGCAAGTACTACTACCGTGGCCAGAGCTTTGAGGACATG ACAGATGATGAGTGGGATCAGGTGAAAAAATCAAAAGAAGTGATGGAGAAGCATAAAGAACACCAGGATATGCTTAAATCTATAAAGCCTACCTTCTTGAAGAACCTGGAGATCATTAAACGGAGACAGCAAGGAGAG CCACAGCCCGCAGGAGGGGGAATGGATTTACCAGTAGCCATAGCTGCTTGCACATTGTGA